A section of the bacterium genome encodes:
- a CDS encoding PorV/PorQ family protein: protein MLNKKVQQVSITLFLSLLSTLYFLLPNAEAGADTGADFLKLGVGARASAMGEAFCAVADSVDSIYYNPAGLARLKQKEVSAMYGDKREDTARTSLVYAQPLQEWEAGGVLGIGIIYQDLGEIELRDKSNQPQGSINPAEFAVIFSYAKKSYENLLLGGNVKYIQRELKKIKAKAVAFDLGLLYFPQIPKFLNLSGTGLTTGLCLENIGSKIKGDELPLNLRLGVAYSPLNNLCCSLDVNQHLYNSDLCWNLGLEYRYSLLAVRLGYFDKGRQIKGLSYGFGIKYLGYQLDFANLASGEMENAEDMNRISLSVSW from the coding sequence ATGTTAAACAAAAAGGTACAACAGGTAAGTATAACTCTATTTCTTTCTTTACTCTCTACTCTCTACTTTCTACTTCCTAATGCCGAGGCAGGGGCGGATACCGGCGCTGATTTCTTAAAGCTGGGCGTAGGAGCAAGGGCATCTGCAATGGGTGAGGCATTTTGTGCCGTAGCAGATAGTGTTGACTCTATTTATTACAATCCGGCAGGATTAGCCCGGCTGAAACAAAAAGAGGTCTCTGCAATGTATGGCGATAAACGAGAGGATACTGCCCGCACATCATTAGTTTATGCCCAGCCACTACAAGAATGGGAAGCTGGTGGCGTATTAGGAATAGGTATCATCTATCAAGACTTAGGTGAGATAGAACTGCGTGATAAATCTAATCAACCACAAGGTTCTATCAATCCCGCTGAGTTTGCCGTGATTTTCTCCTATGCGAAAAAGTCTTATGAAAATCTATTATTAGGTGGGAATGTAAAATACATCCAACGCGAGCTTAAGAAAATAAAGGCTAAAGCCGTTGCCTTTGACCTTGGTCTCCTATATTTCCCGCAAATCCCAAAATTCCTAAACCTCTCAGGAACAGGTTTAACTACAGGTCTGTGTCTGGAGAATATAGGTAGTAAGATAAAGGGTGATGAGTTGCCGTTAAACTTACGGCTTGGTGTAGCGTATTCGCCTTTAAATAATCTCTGCTGTAGTTTAGATGTGAACCAACACCTTTATAATTCCGACTTATGTTGGAATCTTGGGCTTGAATATAGATATAGTTTGTTGGCTGTCCGACTGGGCTATTTTGACAAAGGAAGACAGATAAAGGGATTGAGTTATGGGTTTGGAATAAAGTATCTGGGTTATCAGCTTGACTTTGCTAATCTTGCCAGTGGTGAGATGGAAAATGCAGAAGATATGAACCGCATATCCCTCTCAGTGAGTTGGTAG